From Pyrenophora tritici-repentis strain M4 chromosome 1, whole genome shotgun sequence, the proteins below share one genomic window:
- a CDS encoding acetamidase-formamidase produces MGKEGLRYAAKVSLDKPASEQKCLHNRWHPENPSYGTIKPGEAVKIECVDWTGGQIGNNDSADDVRDVDLTKIHYLTGPFDIETAEPGDVLLVEIQDVQPLDEQPWGFTGIFSKENGGGFLDEIYPEPAKAIWDFEGIFCSSRHIPGVRFAGLIHPGSMHSLHPYCIPHLTHPPQSSVVPPSAEVLETWNTREAELITTHTHLNRTVAEPPSTHQRPRRLCTS; encoded by the exons ATGGGTAAAGAAGGCCTCAGATACGCTGCGAAAGTATCTCTAGACAAGCCAGCATCAGAGCAAAAGTGTCTCCAT AACCGCTGGCATCCCGAAAATCCCTCCTATGGCACCATCAAACCCGGCGAGGCAGTTAAGATCGAATGTGTAGACTGGACTGGTGGCCAAATCGGCAACAACGATTCTGCAGATGATGTACGCGACGTAGATCTAACCAAGATTCACTACCTCACCGGTCCCTTTGATATCGAGACTGCGGAGCCTGGTGATGTGCTTCTTGTCGAGATCCAAGATGTGCAACCGTTAGATGAACAGCCATGGGGATTTACCGGTATCTTCTCAAAGGAAAACGGAGGAGGTTTCTTGGATGAAATCTACCCAGAGCC AGCAAAAGCCATCTGGGACTTTGAAGGCATCTTCTGCAGCTCCCGCCACATCCCCGGCGTCCGTTTCGCAGGCCTCATCCACCCAGGCAGTATGCACTCCCTCCATCCCTACTGTATACCACATCTAACCCATCCGCCCCAGTCCTCGGTTGTGCCCCCCTCGGCCGAAGTCCTAGAAACCTGGAACACGCGCGAAGCCGAACTGATAACCACGCACACCCACCTCAACCGCACCGTGGCCGAACCCCCCTCAACCCACCAACGTCCACGCCGGCTCTGCACCAGCTGA
- a CDS encoding EI24 domain containing protein: MDKLDVSQFDISNFDLNAILRGAQLTLVGVNRALQNPGLFTSDHYRQAVIAVVAGIAIRVIVAIPIVGVRVLLWIVSLFVNMDHTHLDESVVNGLHFLEHTVLQVPFFLMTMMRYVTPTLDHMFMDSLRWVDETYVQKHKTEDPHNLRAMYYPNLEKYPEHAPKPDKEKMPIRQAVMLYTMKQGKKAAISLGVLALSYAPYVGRFVLPAASFYTFKKSVGTQPAAAIFAGSLLFPRRYLVSFLQAYFSSRTLMRELLEPYFARVRYTPEQKKLWFRDRAGVLFGFGLGFYIFVKIPLVGVLIYGLAEASTAYLITKITEPPLPPTEADKFKEESLRWKNKHEFLNLPWQHMDEYNLAMHKPAVQSEVRQTPRKTFS; this comes from the exons ATGGACAAGTTGGATGTTTCGCAGTTTGACATATCCAACTTTGATCTCAATGCTATCCTGCGTGGAGCGCAGCTGACTCTAGTTGGTG TGAACCGAGCGCTTCAGAACCCAGGCCTCTTCACTTCAGACCACTATCGCCAAGCTGTGATAGCTGTAGTTGCTGGCATCGCCATCCGAGTCATTGTCGCCATACCC ATTGTCGGTGTACGCGTGCTACTATGGATCGTCTCTCTCTTCGTCAACATGGACCACACGCACTTGGACGAAAGTGTCGTGAACGGGCTACACTTCCTTGAGCACACGGTGCTCCAAGTACCATTCTTCCTCATGACGATGATGCGCTACGTCACGCCTACTCTGGATCATAT GTTCATGGACTCCCTGCGTTGGGTCGATGAAACCTATGTACAGAAGCACAAGACCGAAGACCCGCACAACCTCCGCGCCATGTACTACCCAAACCTCGAAAAGTACCCCGAACACGCACCGAAACCAGACAAGGAGAAGATGCCAATAAGGCAGGCTGTTATGCTGTATACCATGAAGCAGGGCAAGAAGGCTGCCATTTCCCTGGGAGTTCTTGCACTATCCTATGCTCCCTACGTAGGCCGCTTCGTGCTTCCAGCCGCCAGTTTCTACACTTTCAAGAAGTCAGTAGGAACTCAGCCAGCAGCCGCTATATTTGCTGGCTCTCTGTTATTCCCGCGCAGATATCTAGTCAGCTTCCTACAGGCTTACTTTTCGTCCCGCACTCTTATGCGTGAGCTG CTCGAGCCTTACTTTGCACGCGTGCGCTACACTCCAGAACAGAAGAAGCTTTGGTTCAGGGATCGAGCAGGCGTGCTTTTCGGTTTCGGTCTCGGCTTCTACATCTTCGTCAAGATCCCACTCGTCGGCGTCCTCATCTACGGCCTCGCAGAAGCCTCGACAGCATACCTCATTACTAAGATTACAGAGCCACCGCTTCCCCCGACCGAAGCCGACAAGTTCAAGGAAGAGTCGCTTCGTTGGAAAAACAAGCACGAGTTCTTAAACCTGCCCTGGCAACACATGGACGAATACAACCTTGCAATGCACAAGCCTGCGGTCCAGTCTGAAGTGCGCCAGACACCACGAAAGACTTTCAGTTAG
- a CDS encoding Inp1 multi-domain protein translates to MSTPASSQQHPEHAPATSVRRSFTLPAKAKRPTSVPPPSNSVDGIETLFVCSNSKIVSFTTAGPARRLSPSRSGDTSHPIQWKTPTERTLAVGVLRIYRVTASNVSFLNSGNLLHTIFPRSQIWCVDNQSVFVLRVRQDSYYRMELPFETDEDREKIEQFKLVLSQVMQYERTQCPFARGFVAEELERPKSPPRRVVKRKPSGQAKKWVMDKTWVPQQYGSRPSTSGTERSASSVTSSNDEDDRSSVITDSSEAVPEAPETPFVRDLPRSLASTALPRRPSVAERASIFGQRSVTAPVRTHRTGSVSAMKRIVESPTEPQPQRSEVEKPVLERQVSDAVSLASSADSFYSLDTVTPRSPSPKFLDAEGDLVNPWAAAFSKEQDEPRGRSIHRRDMSEITVRAPSTEGTGPSAPVTPTMPYYSSSTPSINVRPSSAPSTPPLINDSDDDSFERASLDLATPPDSIRMKRLTGASQRRAFSPMPHAHNLFCPPKQHPGRDFTNALVRKTCEIVLGPPAHLVSIMLRIATSISNGFGFSNYRMRRAEKIPCSWESDDEADWAEEDDFGIPLGNIRDAALRRRTFSGELD, encoded by the exons ATGTCGACGCCGGCTTCATCACAGCAACATCCCGAGCACGCGCCGGCTACCAGTGTCAGACGCAGCTTCACCCTCCCCGCAAAGGCAAAGAGGCCCACATCTGTCCCTCCGCCCTCAAACAGCGTAGACGGAATCGAAACGCTGTTTGTGTGTTCAAACTCCAAGATCGTCTCCTTCACAACAGCTGGTCCCGCCCGCCGACTCTCACCTAGCCGATCGGGTGACACGTCGCATCCGATACAATGGAAGACACCCACGGAGCGCACCCTCGCAGTCG GTGTCTTACGCATCTATCGCGTGACAGCCTCCAACGTCTCCTTCCTCAACAGCGGCAACCTCCTCCACACAATCTTCCCTCGCAGCCAGATCTGGTGTGTCGATAACCAGTCGGTATTTGTACTGCGCGTGCGGCAAGACTCGTACTATCGGATGGAGCTCCCCTTCGAGACGGATGAGGACAGGGAGAAGATTGAACAGTTCAAGTTGGTCTTGTCGCAGGTGATGCAGTATGAGAGGACTCAGTGCCCGTTTGCTAGAGGCTTCGTCGCGGAAGAGCTGGAGCGTCCGAAGAGTCCACCGCGGAGAGTAGTAAAGAGGAAGCCCTCGGGGCAGGCGAAGAAGTGGGTAATGGATAAGACCTGGGTACCACAGCAATACGGCTCAAGACCTTCGACCTCTGGTACTGAACGCTCGGCGTCTAGTGTGACTTCTTCCAACGACGAGGACGATCGGTCGAGCGTCATTACTGATAGCAGCGAGGCCGTACCCGAGGCTCCCGAGACTCCCTTTGTGAGAGACCTACCCAGGTCACTCGCATCAACTGCTCTCCCTCGCCGACCGTCAGTGGCCGAACGCGCGAGCATCTTCGGCCAGCGCTCTGTCACAGCACCGGTGAGGACACACAGGACAGGGTCAGTGTCTGCCATGAAGCGTATAGTCGAGTCCCCAACGgaaccacaaccacaacgCAGCGAAGTCGAGAAGCCGGTGCTTGAGCGCCAAGTTTCTGATGCCGTCAGTCTGGCCTCAAGCGCCGACTCCTTCTACTCCTTGGACACTGTCACGCCAAGAAGTCCATCACCCAAGTTCCTTGATGCAGAAGGTGATCTCGTGAACCCTTGGGCAGCCGCCTTTTCAAAGGAACAAGACGAGCCAAGGGGACGTTCAATCCATCGCCGTGACATGTCAGAGATTACTGTCCGCGCTCCCTCGACCGAGGGCACCGGACCTTCCGCTCCAGTGACACCCACAATGCCATACTATTCGAGCTCAACTCCCTCGATCAATGTACGGCCATCTTCAGCCCCCTCAACACCACCGCTTATCAACGACTCGGATGATGACAGCTTTGAGCGTGCCAGCTTGGATCTCGCCACACCTCCTGATTCGATCCGGATGAAGAGACTCACAGGAGCGTCGCAGCGACGAGCCTTCTCACCCATGCCTCACGCGCACAACCTGTTCTGCCCGCCCAAACAACACCCTGGACGCGACTTTACAAACGCATTGGTGCGTAAGACGTGCGAAATCGTTCTCGGACCGCCCGCACACCTCGTCTCTATCATGCTGCGCATCGCTACGAGCATCTCCAATGGTTTTGGCTTCAGCAATTACCGCATGCGTCGAGCTGAAAAGATCCCGTGTTCATGGGAGTCGGATGATGAAGCTGACTGGGCTGAAGAGGATGACTTTGGGATTCCACTCGGCAACATTAGAGACGCAGCGCTTCGCCGGCGGACCTTTTCGGGTGAGCTTGACTAG
- a CDS encoding Tymo-45kd-70kd multi-domain protein has translation MADLDVLMDETLTLCKTPPVPRRHPYREFYQYRKSLPVTPSKPEMEMVGQPMFQFRAPAAAPAGELVPKPLFSRSNSLPSRATRPSLPVRPSEPFQFNADIVKSPSPLFSRRNTLPSRISRAAAAERKPSPLSRREDAHSTGPTHFAPTKHTSPADLSSKDSNTSKRRSFPARASSVPTAPKRPSPLSGKGSLRQSGGAAHIAPMQPVSPIVLSPAISHTSSAVSSPTPSVFSTADSASFSASTPSTPATSPPSTPKSGTQPQVCYFTATTWNFKTSPSPVYIPRNKLRRKDSPRFETLRTLRAKESDACLERVYGQRTSAYLAWTGFEAFTN, from the coding sequence ATGGCCGACCTTGACGTCTTGATGGACGAGACGTTGACGCTCTGCAAAACCCCGCCCGTACCCCGACGCCACCCATACCGCGAGTTCTACCAGTACCGGAAATCTCTTCCTGTGACGCCCTCAAAGCCTGAGATGGAAATGGTGGGCCAGCCAATGTTCCAGTTCAGAGCGCCGGCCGCCGCCCCCGCTGGTGAACTGGTCCCCAAGCCGTTGTTCAGCAGAAGCAACAGTCTACCGTCGCGCGCAACACGACCATCGCTACCTGTGCGACCATCCGAGCCATTTCAATTCAACGCAGACATTGTCAAAAGCCCCTCACCTCTGTTCAGTAGGAGGAACACGCTGCCATCGAGGATTTCTCGCGCCGCTGCCGCCGAAAGAAAGCCCTCGCCCTTGTCGCGCAGAGAGGATGCACACTCAACCGGTCCGACCCACTTCGCGCCCACGAAACACACGTCACCAGCCGACTTGTCATCCAAGGACTCGAACACCAGCAAGCGACGCTCTTTCCCGGCACGAGCGTCCAGCGTTCCTACTGCTCCAAAAAGACCGTCTCCACTTTCTGGTAAAGGCAGTTTGCGCCAATCCGGAGGGGCTGCCCACATCGCGCCCATGCAGCCCGTATCTCCAATCGTTCTATCGCCTGCCATCTCTCACACTAGCTCCGCAGTTTCATCGCCAACACCCTCTGTCTTCTCCACAGCAGACTCTGCCAGCTTTTCTGCATCGACACCCTCAACGCCTGCCACGTCGCCGCCCAGTACCCCAAAGTCCGGCACCCAACCACAGGTGTGCTACTTCACCGCAACCACGTGGAACTTCAAGACGTCGCCTTCCCCAGTCTACATCCCCAGAAACAAGTTGAGGAGGAAGGATAGCCCGCGATTCGAGACGCTGAGGACTCTTCGCGCCAAAGAGTCGGACGCATGTCTTGAGCGAGTATACGGTCAGCGCACCTCAGCCTACCTGGCATGGACAGGTTTCGAAGCATTCACGAACTAA
- a CDS encoding Patatin, with protein MEPSNSERNPNAPLRLLSLDGGGVRGLSSLLVLQTLMENIALEEKRLGRRAMNNHEPLKPCDYFDLIGGTSTGGIIAIMLSRLRLDCKQCIDVYSKLAEQIFKHDRSFKAFGMKIPTGASRFSGVVLANAIKTALKDLNFDPDELMWDEALFEEVDDANDLPRDSIWADALPEMMVTESPVNTMKNSQYSLESGPADSIDSSKAPSTLYSDSPFHPTIKAPERRSTWKLHHRQSVHRKANAKGCRGFVLTSLKNALGLPRILSTYDPNDRTTRIWEALRATSAAPTFFEEMQFGTPKVTYLDGGVGFNNPCAEVDYAAKALWEGRSIGVIVSVGTARVDNEMKRMYNNSDTRYYRFDVDRGLADVSLEQWMKEDEMASLTEQYMSDTLQIRLARDFGERMAKLSALPPRFEIGATHFRLGITGHGLLDSSFSLQQVDFKTGLPLGIAPLLDDVPRMSAFRTTSPSGEGGLAIDATTGRLKKVYPVAEDLDHDGRREEATVYQCVRADNVCLRTIKTGIPQGKYKVQFIVAFHELSAGTANPKDVVFSVGKPFDARTFIKRFVDVKITPDVGSVLLHPDAVRVRVGGKRYAEGKGKGWMEVEGDVPVDVGLDGSLGFIGSVT; from the exons ATGGAGCCTTCAAACTCGGAAAGAAATCCAAATGCGCCGCTGCGCCTGCTGTCACTGGATGGAGGGGGTGTACGCGGCTTGTCGTCGCTGCTTGTGCTGCAAACCCTCATGGAGAATATAGCTTTGGAAGAGAAGAGACTAGGGAGAAGAGCTATGAACAATCACGAGCCGCTGAAACCATGTGACTACTTCGATCTTATTGGTGGCACATCAACAGGCGGCATCATAGCCATTATGCTCTCGCGGTTACGGCTCGACTGCAAGCAGTGTATAGATGTGTACAGCAAGCTGGCCGAGCAGATATTCAAGCATGACAGGTCTTTCAAAGCATTTGGAATGAAAATACCTACAGGAGCGAGTCGATTCTCCGGTGTTGTTCTGGCCAACGCTATCAAGACAGCGCTCAAGGACTTGAATTTTGACCCTGACGAACTCATGTGGGATGAAGCACTGTTTGAAGAGGTGGATGATGCGAACGATTTGCCCAGAGACAGCATCTGGGCTGATGCTCTGCCTGAGATGATGGTGACAGAAAGTCCAGTGAATACGATGAAAAACTCGCAATACTCACTGGAATCGGGTCCAGCGGATAGCATCGACAGCTCAAAGGCTCCTTCGACATTGTACAGTGATAGCCCATTCCATCCTACCATCAAGGCACCGGAGCGTAGGTCTACTTGGAAACTTCATCACCGTCAATCAGTGCACCGAAAAGCGAATGCAAAGGGCTGCCGGGGTTTCGTACTCACATCACTCAAGAACGCCCTCGGACTCCCCAGGATTCTATCTACATATGATCCCAACGACCGAACAACCCGAATTTGGGAAGCACTCCGCGCCACTTCAGCAGCCCCCACATTCTTCGAAGAAATGCAATTCGGCACCCCCAAAGTCACCTACCTCGACGGCGGCGTCGGCTTCAACAACCCGTGCGCAGAAGTCGACTACGCCGCCAAAGCGCTCTGGGAAGGCCGCTCAATCGGCGTCATAGTTTCTGTCGGCACCG CTCGCGTCGACAACGAAATGAAGCGCATGTACAACAACTCAGACACCCGCTACTACCGCTTCGACGTAGACCGTGGCCTCGCCGACGTCAGCCTCGAGCAATGGATGAAAGAAGACGAAATGGCCTCTTTAACCGAACAATATATGTCCGACACTCTCCAAATTCGACTCGCCCGCGACTTTGGCGAACGCATGGCCAAACTCTCCGCCCTACCCCCTCGCTTCGAAATCGGCGCCACACATTTCCGCCTCGGCATCACCGGTCACGGCCTCCTCGACTCGTCGTTTTCCCTCCAACAAGTCGATTTCAAAACGGGACTGCCGCTGGGTATCGCACCGTTGCTTGACGATGTTCCCCGCATGTCTGCGTTCCGCACCACGTCGCCGTCGGGTGAAGGCGGCCTCGCTATCGATGCGACAACGGGTCGGTTGAAGAAAGTTTACCCTGTGGCGGAGGACTTGGACCATGATGGTCGGCGCGAAGAGGCGACTGTATATCAATGCGTTCGCGCGGACAACGTCTGTCTCCGCACTATCAAAACGGGGATTCCGCAGGGCAAATATAAAGTCCAGTTTATCGTTGCTTTCCACGAGCTTTCCGCCGGCACTGCAAACCCCAAAGACGTTGTCTTTAGCGTGGGTAAACCGTTTGATGCACGTACTTTTATAAAACGGTTTGTCGATGTTAAGATTACACCGGATGTCGGGTCGGTGCTGTTGCATCCTGATGCCGTAAGGGTGAGGGTTGGAGGCAAGAGGTATGCAGAGGGTAAAGGGAAGGGGTGGATGGAGGTCGAGGGTGATGTACCCGTTGATGTGGGACTGGATGGTTCGTTGGGGTTTATT GGCTCCGTGACTTGA
- a CDS encoding Dimer-Tnp-hAT domain containing protein, whose protein sequence is MPAKRTRVNALEIATTSKRPRVAARHRGTASQPVLVDTRPFSPSPPPPPLSPRQALVAAPQAPNFEATLRESRAEETIIPPPEGSEHATVAASGAASEAVDEGFVWVEDKYDGFNWSRYPKHCKPPTSLSNRASWVYSHSYRIALRSNVAKVTWICHYCYKHKFTTVGRGIHDVSQSPSAPARHLGEDKKGHGLKPPSKRTTVAPRKETLLERALQKGCSQAVANELTNFNIQEFRLAAVTWLVENNLPLSQFESSSFRNMIQLASVEAERALWASHNSVSRYVIRLYNYLLPKVVASLSESMSKVHISFDGWTTKGGKRGYLGIVAHYVDSSGELRDLPIALPQLTGAHTGEAMAEVVMAIFKQFEITVGKLGYFVLDNAHNNNTTINTLALQMGFSATERRLRCGPHTLNLIGQMLLWGEEKESYDNEETERVNEAENMATWRGDGPLGVLLAVINYIKTPQQYALFEKYQKLAIRDQPVNAPTEQHKIKEPVKPVVTRWNSYVSCFERAVELQLAVNGYANYHIQKIETEDAYARSRNNKLPAAPDWMRSDGINAHDWQVIAEYIDVLRPLKQATKRLEGRGKSGAFGAIAEVIPVFEYLLGVYEDRLQSYEDVIHDEHTESPEDHLAINLRAALVKAREYYNKLDLSPAYYAATILHPRYKSYLDAAWADKPDWLESSNRKFQHLWAEYKSLPKLRLRPKVRHNDIDDAINSFIEPAGLTENEEDEYEAWKRSEPIASEGVDPIKYWVGLRDRYPSLSKFAIDMLSIPGSSCECERLFSELGDLLEPRRRSISPQLLAAIQCDRRWIRAGFGSGEVPVKEAISDEEMDAKYGVHKWDIS, encoded by the coding sequence atgccagcaaaaagaacacgcgttaatgctctagaaatcgcgacaacttcgaagcgccctagagtcgcagcgcgtcatcgcgggactgccagccaacctgtgctagtcgatactcggccattctcaccatctccacctcctccaccgctgtcgccgcgtcaagctctcgtcgccgcgccacaagcaccaaattttgaagcgaccctccgagagtcgcgcgccgaagagacaatcatcccaccacctgagggcagcgagcatgccactgttgcagcttcaggagcagctagcgaggctgtcgacgagggtttcgtatgggtagaggacaaatacgacggctttaattggagtcgctacccaaagcactgcaagccgcccacatcactttcgaaccgagcaagctgggtatacagccatagctatcgcatcgccttgcgcagcaacgtcgcaaaagtcacgtggatctgccactattgctataagcacaagttcactactgttggccgtggcatacatgacgtctcgcagtctccatcagcgccagcacgtcatctcggagaagacaagaaaggtcatggcttgaagcctccaagtaagcgcactaccgtcgctcctcggaaagaaactctcctcgaacgcgcccttcagaagggctgctctcaggctgttgccaacgagcttaccaacttcaatatacaagagtttaggcttgcggccgtcacctggctcgtcgaaaacaacctcccactctcacaattcgaatcatcgtcttttcgcaatatgatacaattagctagcgtagaggcagaacgagccctgtgggcatctcataacagcgtctcacgatacgttatacgcctgtacaactacctgttaccaaaggttgtcgcaagcctttcagaatcaatgagcaaagtccatataagctttgacggatggacgacaaaaggtggcaagcgcggttacttaggtatcgtcgcccactacgttgatagctctggcgagctcagggacttgcctattgcgctcccacaactgacaggtgcccacaccggcgaggccatggctgaggtcgtgatggcaatattcaagcagttcgaaatcactgtgggcaagctcggttacttcgtcctcgacaacgcacataacaacaacaccacgatcaacactctcgccttgcagatgggcttcagcgctaccgagcgtcgccttcgctgcggtcctcatacgcttaatctcattggccagatgctactctggggtgaggagaaagagtcctacgacaacgaggagactgagcgcgtgaacgaagctgagaacatggctacttggcgaggcgatggaccattaggagtgcttctcgcggttatcaactacatcaaaacaccacaacagtacgctctttttgagaagtatcagaagctcgctattagggaccagcctgtcaacgcgccaacagaacagcacaaaatcaaggagcccgtcaagccagttgttactcgctggaactcttacgtttcgtgttttgagcgcgctgttgagttgcaattagcggttaatgggtacgccaactaccatattcagaagattgaaactgaagacgcgtacgcccgaagtcgtaacaacaagctgcctgcagcgccggattggatgaggtctgatgggatcaatgcccatgactggcaggtgattgctgagtatattgatgtgctcaggccactgaaacaagctacaaaacggcttgaaggccgcggcaaaagcggtgcttttggagcaatcgctgaggttattccagtatttgaatacttacttggagtctatgaggaccgcttgcaaagctatgaagacgtcattcacgatgagcatacagagtcacccgaagaccaccttgctatcaacctccgcgctgccctagttaaagcccgcgagtactacaacaagctcgacctctcgccagcttactatgctgctacaatccttcatcctcgctacaaaagctaccttgacgcagcgtgggcggataagcctgattggctagagagcagcaaccgcaagtttcaacatttgtgggcggagtacaaaagcttaccgaagctgcgcttacgccccaaagtcaggcacaatgatatagacgacgctatcaacagctttattgagcctgcagggcttacggagaacgaggaggatgaatatgaggcttggaaacgcagcgaaccgatcgctagcgagggcgtcgaccctataaaatactgggtaggactccgcgatcgctaccccagccttagcaaatttgctatcgacatgctatcaatcccaggctcaagctgtgagtgtgagcgcttattcagcgagctgggtgacctcctcgagccccgtcggcgcagcatttctccgcaacttctagcagcaatacagtgcgatcgacgatggataagagctggatttggcagtggtgaggtgcctgtaaaggaggctatcagcgatgaggagatggacgcgaaatacggtgtacataagtgggatattagctga
- a CDS encoding UBN2 multi-domain protein, producing MAVEKEEWKIPQLTAENHDTWFRRNKVKLKGKKVFYVCEKNLVQHCQIAIAGELTEAMEELEIAEADKHTKIRVNIEKRDKYLEDEATAIDLLFRSLTEDDQALIDEYDTAFQFWAYLQKKYTQTDATTANIYMTRIQTFTFNPGNTIVGSWEKLKEYRRKLVAADADTNGAYKDSALLLVLIRSLPKEFKTTIDTLNAQLNLTVEQKLKFLEEKEVRDQQDADEKALPAFRKTEKYVPPYKRRNHKSSPLSSDSESGTKFMVQCFLCDGAHGVRDCPRRERARKLLKEYDAKKSSKPPIKTLKQRNSHKKTGKAYGAEEVNSESDELSETSDSEPEEIETCRLSKDIVGKASPSTWAADTGASSHMSDQPSLFRRMIKIKRRLVRVGGGELYADWKGEAQVVCKDGSSTWLSEVLLVPNLGVNLLSGRRICAAGLKGRFNSHVLCFKLGKEIIIKATMDDGLYVVSHIADGYHETAFLGTEPHTPVKSELKVNEKERYLLYHRRFAHLGPTILVNERAGSLSSLGLDVLTKPNELSAQCALASRASLGIGARSVSLLSLVGWGGWKLGAEGLGGGAISR from the coding sequence atggctgtagagaaggaagaatggaagattccccaacttacagctgaaaaccacgatacttggttccgccgaaacaaggtcaagcttaaggggaagaaagtcttctatgtctgcgagaaaaaCCTGGTACAGCACTGCCAAATAGCAATAGCCGGTGAACTaacggaggctatggaagagttggaaattgctgaagcagacaagcatactaagatccgcgtcaacattgaaaaaagagacaagtacctagaagatgaagccactgcaatcgatctcttgtttcggtcgcttactgaagatgaccaagcccttattgacgaatacgacactgccttccagttctgggcctacctacaaaagaagtacacccaaactgacgccacaaccgccaacatttacatgaccagaattcaaacgttcacattCAATCCTGGGAACACAattgttggatcatgggaaaagctaaaggaataccgacgcaaactcgtagcagcagacgctgacaccaacggagcttacaaggactctgcactactactcgttcttattagatcactcccgaaagaatttaagactacgattgacaccttaaacgcccaacttaaccttacggttgaacagaaacttaagtttctggaagagaaggaggttcgagaccagcaagacgccgacgaaaaagctctcccagcattccggaagacggagaagtatgttccgccttacaagcgccgaaatcacaagagctcaccactatcgtctgactccgaatctggtaCTAAGTTTATggtccaatgcttcctttgtgacggagcccatggcgtacgagactgtccaagacgtgagagagctcgaaagctccttaaggaatacgacgctaagaaatcatctaagcCGCCTATTAAGACACTCAAGCAAAGGAATTCTCACAAAAagactggcaaagcatatggagccgaagaagtcaattcagagtcagatgaattatccgagacctcagactctgaacccgaggaaattgagacatgccgtctctcaaaagacattgtcggtaaggcctctccatctacttgggctgccgacactggcgcctcctcccacatgtctgaccaaccctcattgtttagacgaatgatcaagatcaagcgaagactagttcgggttggagggggagaattatatgcagactggaaaggagaagctcaagtggtgtgtaaagacggatcgtcgacatggttgtcagaagtactgcttgtacctaaccttggagtcaatttgttatcagggagaagaatttgcgcagcaggcctgaagggtcgtttcaattcacacgtactatgcttcaaactaggaaaggagatcattattaaagcaactatggacgacggcctctacgtagtgtcacacattgccgatggataccacgagacagcattcctaggcacggaaccccatacaccagttaagagcgagcttaaggttaatgaaaaggagagatacctgctgtatcacagacgtttcgcacacctaggacctaccatacttgtcaacgagcgagccggctcgctcagctcgctcggcttggacgttttgaccaagccgaatgagctgagcgcgcagtgcgcgcttgcaagccgagcgagcttagggataggcgctcgctcagtcagcttgcttagcttggttggatggggcggttggaaacttggggctgaaggacttggtggaggggcaatctcacgatga